From one Lolium rigidum isolate FL_2022 chromosome 4, APGP_CSIRO_Lrig_0.1, whole genome shotgun sequence genomic stretch:
- the LOC124706167 gene encoding uncharacterized protein LOC124706167 isoform X2, protein MPGAGAGVQAPEASPGRYVRRHDEVTPDDDGCDGVFRVAVRGPGDDPFDIPAKRAPVERLRRWRQAALVLNASRRFRYTLDLKKEEEKEHIRRKIRAHAQVIRAALLFKEAGEKQNGDRELQARSFINKAWRIRLAMDMAATVNRSLASMHRAYFSASGIYRQGGLPRLEFLQQTNSYSFFCSSDPSFLLPCAIQLSPLFQSKMLSKMFQNAPIS, encoded by the exons ATGCCTGGGGCCGGCGCCGGCGTGCAGGCGCCCGAGGCCTCGCCGGGCCGCTACGTGCGCCGCCACGACGAGGTGACGCCAGACGACGACGGCTGCGACGGCGTGTTCCGGGTCGCCGTGCGGGGGCCCGGGGACGACCCCTTCGACATCCCAGCCAAGCGGGCGCCCGTCGAGCGGCTGCGCCGATGGAGG CAAGCTGCACTTGTGCTCAATGCTTCTCGGCGATTCAGATACACTCTTGACTtgaaaaaagaggaagaaaaagaaCATATAAGGAGGAAAATTAGGGCTCATGCTCAAGTCATACGA GCTGCGTTACTTTTCAAGGAAGCAGGAGAAAAGCAGAATGGCGATAGAGAATTACAAG CGAGAAGTTTTATCAACAAGGCCTGGAGGATTAGGCTTGCCATGGACATGGCAGCGACAGTCAACCGCAGCCTTGCATCGATGCACCGGGCTTACTTCTCCGCTTCAGGTATATACAGACAAGGAGGACTACCTAGACTAGAGTTCCTGCAGCAGACCAATTCTTATTCCTTCTTTTGCTCTTCAGATCCAAGTTTCCTTTTACCTTGTGCAATCCAATTGTCACCACTATTCCAGTCCAAAATGTTGTCTAAAATGTTCCAAAATGCTCCAATCAGCTAA
- the LOC124706167 gene encoding uncharacterized protein LOC124706167 isoform X3 translates to MPGAGAGVQAPEASPGRYVRRHDEVTPDDDGCDGVFRVAVRGPGDDPFDIPAKRAPVERLRRWRQAALVLNASRRFRYTLDLKKEEEKEHIRRKIRAHAQVIRAALLFKEAGEKQNGDRELQARSFINKAWRIRLAMDMAATVNRSLASMHRAYFSASDFTAHGQQMTSR, encoded by the exons ATGCCTGGGGCCGGCGCCGGCGTGCAGGCGCCCGAGGCCTCGCCGGGCCGCTACGTGCGCCGCCACGACGAGGTGACGCCAGACGACGACGGCTGCGACGGCGTGTTCCGGGTCGCCGTGCGGGGGCCCGGGGACGACCCCTTCGACATCCCAGCCAAGCGGGCGCCCGTCGAGCGGCTGCGCCGATGGAGG CAAGCTGCACTTGTGCTCAATGCTTCTCGGCGATTCAGATACACTCTTGACTtgaaaaaagaggaagaaaaagaaCATATAAGGAGGAAAATTAGGGCTCATGCTCAAGTCATACGA GCTGCGTTACTTTTCAAGGAAGCAGGAGAAAAGCAGAATGGCGATAGAGAATTACAAG CGAGAAGTTTTATCAACAAGGCCTGGAGGATTAGGCTTGCCATGGACATGGCAGCGACAGTCAACCGCAGCCTTGCATCGATGCACCGGGCTTACTTCTCCGCTTCAG ATTTCACGGCACATGGGCAACAGATGACAAGCCGATAA
- the LOC124706167 gene encoding uncharacterized protein LOC124706167 isoform X1 produces the protein MPGAGAGVQAPEASPGRYVRRHDEVTPDDDGCDGVFRVAVRGPGDDPFDIPAKRAPVERLRRWRQAALVLNASRRFRYTLDLKKEEEKEHIRRKIRAHAQVIRAALLFKEAGEKQNGDRELQREVLSTRPGGLGLPWTWQRQSTAALHRCTGLTSPLQVTPVLRATAYNTYPAKWAMLSFVQDKLLELLGFGVDLHLLVEDHCLFRVLYNLGKQYSSWALGCE, from the exons ATGCCTGGGGCCGGCGCCGGCGTGCAGGCGCCCGAGGCCTCGCCGGGCCGCTACGTGCGCCGCCACGACGAGGTGACGCCAGACGACGACGGCTGCGACGGCGTGTTCCGGGTCGCCGTGCGGGGGCCCGGGGACGACCCCTTCGACATCCCAGCCAAGCGGGCGCCCGTCGAGCGGCTGCGCCGATGGAGG CAAGCTGCACTTGTGCTCAATGCTTCTCGGCGATTCAGATACACTCTTGACTtgaaaaaagaggaagaaaaagaaCATATAAGGAGGAAAATTAGGGCTCATGCTCAAGTCATACGA GCTGCGTTACTTTTCAAGGAAGCAGGAGAAAAGCAGAATGGCGATAGAGAATTACAA CGAGAAGTTTTATCAACAAGGCCTGGAGGATTAGGCTTGCCATGGACATGGCAGCGACAGTCAACCGCAGCCTTGCATCGATGCACCGGGCTTACTTCTCCGCTTCAG GTTACACCAGTTCTGAGGGCCACTGCATATAACACCTATCCAGCAAAATGGGCAATGCTCAGTTTTGTTCAA GATAAATTACTGGAACTGCTGGGATTTGGAGTAGATCTGCATCTTCTTGTAGAGGATCATTGTCTTTTCCGGGTGCTGTACAATTTAGGCAAACAATATTCCTCCTGGGCATTGGGCTGCGAGTAG